Below is a genomic region from Miscanthus floridulus cultivar M001 chromosome 1, ASM1932011v1, whole genome shotgun sequence.
acctcgcgtccctccgacaaagactcgtaggaaccagaaggcgttcGTAGCAAGgctggggaggctcataagtcaaaccaccGTGCTGCgacccataccctgcgcaggatagcattctgtaaccaacctgacattctacagaagcatcaatagtattgcgggcgcttatcttccttcgcactcatcagaatgaagaaccaggccacgtagacatgagccacaagattaggtaaagccctcatccttgtaaggccagcccctttatctataaaaggggatgcgcttctcccatcaaAGGGACGGACTTTTGGACCGAACaagacaacacacacacacacacacacagtcaagctgctacgaagctcttgacctcctttcaacccttccgtcAGATACTTGGGACcaatccctctctcgatcgtttgtatcccctactacaaaccgttcacggtgctaataacacgagcagcaacaaactggatgtagggacattcggcccgaaccagtataaatcttatgtcctttagcgcaccatccgagcctaacgtgcattactataaatttacttgcctgTGCTTATACGAAACACTGACACGCCCATTGTGGAAGTAGAGCAGCTCCATGTCGGTGAAGTCCTAGGTAACACGCCTGAGGCTTGCTAGCCAAGGCGTGCCAAGCACAATGTCGATGTCGTTGCTGATGTCGAGGAGGAACGCGTCGATGTCCAAGGCGTCGCTGCCGATGCGTAGTGGTACGTTGAAGGAGGTGCCACGGCATGGGACCTCGTTCTCGCTCTCGACTAGGATGGTGGTGTTGATGCATTGCTCCTAGGGACCAATGGCGCGGGCGACGTTGATGTCGATGACGTTGTGCATCGAGCCCGAGTCCACTAACACAAGGACACCAGCGCCATTCATCACCCGCTCGAGGTACATGGGGGAGGCACCCTAGACTCCAGATTGGAGCCTACCGATCGTCATCATGAGGCTACCGTCAGCCTCCTCCAGGTCATAGTCGTTGATGGCGGTGATCTCGAAGAGCATCTTGCACTTGTGGCCGCGTGCAAACGGCTTGTCGTAGTTGAAGCAGAGGCCGACGTGACGTCGTTCCACCATCTCCTCAGCGGTTAGGTGCTTGAAGGGGCGAGGGGTAGGCGCCATAGCACCTGCTGTCGTCGTGGTCGGTGTCGGTGTAGGCGATGTAGTCGTGGTCGCTCGTGGTGGAGGAAGACGCCCCGACTTCCTAGCCGATGCCTTGTTTGCCTCTGCGACGACCGCCAATTGTCGCTTATACGACCGTGTGAGCGACATGGCCGTCTCCATGTCCTGTGGGTTGAGTAGCTCGACGTCCGTCTTCAGTGGCTCTAGCAGTCCGGCGGTGTAGATGTTGACTTGCTGGATCTCGTTGAGGTTGCCAGCACGAGCCACGTGCACCAGGAAGCGCTCCGTATAGTCATCGACGGTGCCTGTCTTCCTTAGGGAGGCGGCTCGCCCAAGGGATTACGCCTGGTAGGTGGTCCAAAGCGCTCGTTGACACACTTAGCGAAGTACGTCCAATCCGTCACGTCGTTATCCTATGAAAGCCTCATGTACCACTGTTGTGTGGTACCCGTCAGATGGTAAGATGCGTACCATGTTTTCTCGCTATCAGGGGTCCGTTGACCCTTGAAGAATTGTTCACACCAGTTGTGCCATGGGAGGGGATCCTCCTTGCTGTCGTACGTGGCGAAGGCGAGCTTGTGAGGCCGGATCTCCAGGGCAGGGAACGCGTCGGGCGCGTTGGGCGCCGCTCCCCCTGATGGGATCTCCAGTTTGGGCTTGTCCTTGTAGAAGAGCTTGGCCTCTACTTTAGCGGCGATCTCCACTATCGCCTGCGTGCTGGAGTTCTTGGTCTGCGCCTTGATGAAGTTGCGACCGGCtttctccattgcctccttggtGGTCATCTCTAGCTTGAGGGTGAGTAACTCCTTCTCGCACTCGAGCTCAGTGGCCACGTCCTTGGCCGAACGTCCCGTCTCTATGCTCGTGAGGCGGGCGTTGACGTCGGCGAGCTGCGTGTGGATGGTGTCGATCTTGGCGAGGACGTCCTTGGAGAATTCGGCGAAGAGTTTCTGGATCTCGGCAGCGTCAACCATTGCAGCAGCGTGGGGATCGAACTGGTCTCCGGATACCAGATGTAACAGCCCTGCTCAGGGGGGCGGTGTGcttgggcgacggcggcggcgctagggcagtGGGATGCGGCGGCGCAGGTGGTGGTGCAGGTGGTGGCGCAGGGGGAGGAGGCATCGcctgagagagagagggaaaagaGCTTTCGCTCGTCTATTACTTGATTGATCTCGTTACATGTCCCCAAATATTTATAGTCCTCATGGGACTTGACTCACAAGCAAACTAGGAGATCCTTATCGAACACAGATTCTCCTTTCCATCTAACAAACTCTTAACTTTTTATCTTAACCAACTCTTTCTAAAATCATCTAGGACTCATTATGGTAACCGTAGATAGCGTGGACAGAATCGGCGGCGGCTGCGCCGCCCCTCCTCTCCTTGGGCGCGTGCGCCCCCTAGGGCAGGCCGTGGGGCCCACCAGGTGCGGCGGCGCCCCCTCTCAGGGCCCTGGCCGGCCCGTTCTCCCCGCCGATGGGCACAACCCGCGTTGGGCGTGTGACATAAAGGCATCAATATTAATTTTTTATAGGTGAGGTAGAGAAATGGGAACCAAAGTTTGGTTaaaattctttttaaaaaaaaagttagcAAGAGCTCTGCTATGTCATTCAAGTAGAGCAGAGAAAGGCAAAGTTGTATTACAAAGAAAACTTAGGAGTTACATCGTGAGTCTATTTTTTAAATTTGGTAGAATGACTCCATTCCTCATACTAATACTTTGATTTGAGGAATTAAACCATTCTAATCGAGGTGATGTATCATGATTCATGAGTGTATTCCTCAAATTTAATTTCTTCATTCCTTATTCTAaaactaattattagcttgtgaaAAATAAGGTGATTATGGATCAACCTATTGCATTCCATAAAACCAAACAAAAATGTGAAATAACAAGATAACTAACTCGTTACTCATTCCTCAATCCACATATAAACAccaaaaagatgaacacatccagAGAAAGACCTACCATTACAGAACCAAAGGTGAACAATTCTTCCTTTGCCACTTGCCAGAGGCCACAGCAAGATCTTGCGCCGGCGATCGGCccatttaggccccgtttggcagggctttacTTCACTAGTAAAGTCATTTTTTTgtcttcagctccacgaacagtttcaccggtggagctgaagcggttttggtaaaccgtttggcaaaatggcttccctgtgagagtatgtttttaggggcctggaggaggagccgggagaagccacttttttttggctccatcccaccctaaatcactgtgagagcatatTTTTAGGAGCTTTACAAGTGAAACTATTTTAATTTACCCCGTTTAATAGAAAATGACTCCAACCGATAAACCAAACCGATAAACCCGCCAAACGGGACCTTATACTACCATCCTTTCCCGTGCACACTAGCCCACGCCTGACGTCTCAGCCCACACGAGGCGACCGGGAGAGTGAATAAAAGGCGAAGCGACCcacccaccaccaccagtcctCGATCCCCACTTCACTCGCCGACGAGCAAACGGCCTCCGTCCCGGGCCGTCGGCGGCAGCTGCAGAGCGAGACCGAGCAACCAGTTACCGTTGCCGGCGGGCACAGTGGGCCCCTCGGTGCCAGGACATGGCCGGGCAACCGCCGCCACAGGGCCCGGAGGACGATTTCTTGGACCAGTTCTTCTCCATGGCGGCCGGCGGCTCTTACCCCGGCGCGGCTGCGGGCGGCGGGCGCGCACCGGGGGACCAGCCCTTCTCCCTTGCGCTCAGCCTTGACGCCGCGGCCGCCGAGGCTTCCGGAAGCGGGAAGCACGCTGACGGTGGCAAGGCGGTGAGCACGCCTCCATCGTGCCCGCTTTCCCCTTTTCTGGCTTTTCGCCTTTGCGCTTGCACCTACCAGTACCAAACGGGCGTGTGTGCTGAGCTCTTCGCTCGCCTCTGCAGGATCGGGAGGCTGTGCAGCTCCCCGGGCTCTTCCCGCCGGTGTTCGGCGGCGGTGTGCAGCCGCCCCACCTCCGCCCCAACCCGCCTACCCAGGTACTATGCACGCTGCAGCAGGGGTGTAAAATCATGCGTGTTTGTGGCTAGTTTGCAGCGCTTTTCCCTCTGACTGTGCCATTTTTTTGGTGTGTTCTGGCTGGGTTTTAGGTGTTCCACGCGCAGCAGCCGAAGCAAGGCGGGGCGGGTGTCGGGCCACAACCGCCGGCGCCGAGGCCAAAGGTGCGGGCACGGCGTGGGCAGGCGACGGATCCCCACAGCATCGCGGAGAGGGTAACGAAACGATCTCTGCAGTTAAAAATCGAGTAACTGTGCCATTTCACAGTTAATGTTGTTCTAATACATGATCTGTACAGGTCATAACCTGATATTTTTAGGGTGTTATTATAGATTTCGGTTCAGTGTTTCTCGTGGTTTAGAAATGGGTTGCTGACTGATACAGTACTCGTAGGCAGTGTTTTTTACTTTTTTCAACATGCTCAAGCAATCATTTGTCACATGTCTCGTTTTGCACTCTGTGATTGATCGATCAGCTTCAAATTGTCCCATCTCTGGTTTTCAATGCTCTGCGTTTTCTTTGGTTGTAAGCAATCAGTAACCACTGATTCAAAGAGGGCTGATTGTGTTAAGCTAGATTATGTGCTGGAGTTTAGCGGCGCCGGGGCCGGGGGCATGCCGTATCTTTCCTTAAGTCTCAGCTGCCATGTCGTTGTATTGTAGGATGattcatttttttatatatatgatGCAGTCATGTAGCATATGCTTTTCCTTTAAGGTAGCTTCTTGCTTTGAACTTCAGTAACATGCTTCTTGTGCTTACACTTATGGATGTCCCACCTAGTTTAAGATCTGTGTTTTTCACTTTTCATTTCCTCTCGTTTTACAGTCCTCTATCTTCTTATTCAGCAGTGTTTTGaaccatatttttttagataatgatatTTGATCTACTGCAGCTAAGAAGAGAGAGAATAGCAGAAAGGATGAGGGCCCTACAGGAATTGGTGCCCAATACAAACAAGGTATTAATGTTATCATACTTGTAGATGTTATTATATAGGCAAAGACCCTATAGTCCTATAGTTCACATGCCTGCCACTGACGGAATCTCAGCAAGTGATTTAGGCTATGATGTTCGGACGATATTATATTATTGTTGTGCTTGTTCCTCATTGTCGTGTTAACAATCAAGTCTTGTGCTTTTGAAGAACTTATTGTCATCTCACTGGGAATTGTGCTACATGAGTGTAGTATGCCTTTACTTGTGAGATAAGCAAGCATGTATCCTTAGGATTATGTAAATATTTGGGACAACACATGATTCTGAATTCCCAGATCCAGAGTGTCATTCACCATGTAAGGTTAAAAGATGACACAGAGAAACTTCTGATATTATGTTTCATTTTTTAACTATGCAGACAGATAGGGCAGCTATGCTAGATGAGATCCTTGATTATGTGAAGTTTCTGAGGCTTCAAGTCAAGGTTCGGCTCAATATGCTAACATCTTCGAATATTAACCACCAGTTGAGTTACTTGTTTGATCACTGATGGGACCTTGATTCTGTAACGTTAGGTTCTAAGCATGAGCAGGCTGGGCGGTGCTGGTGCTGTGGCCCAGCTGGTTGCTGATATCCCACTTTCAGTTAAGGTAAGCCTGTGATTTGTGACTACTGACTATTGCCCTCTGGTAACTTCACTTTTACTGCCATGAGATTATCAGCATAATTTGCTTGTGCTCTTGATTATTTGTTCTGCCATATCAAAATCAAGGCATCATCGTATCGCTATAACTGTGATAAAACTGTAAACCAATTGCTCTTTTGTGTGGTTTTGTAAATCTTAACTATAACTCTTCAAAGTTTTAAACCCTTAACCATTGccattttttttcattttgttgAATGCTGATTGGGAATACATAGCCTTGTACATCAGCTTGGTGTTCAAACTCGAAACGTTTATGATCCTGGTTTTCATAACGACACTTGATAATTGTTACTTTTTTAGAATTGCAACTAATAACAGGTTTGCATCAAATATGCTATGTATCCTGTTATCAGGACACAACATacattttggttgttttttttcTTGCAAGAGTAATTTCATTTACAATTTGTAAATGCCTTTAGTAGTTTGTCATTTACATACATGTTTCTCTTGTTCAAGTTTCTCTCTTGTGCTTTCTAGGCAATGGTGTTGAAAGGCGCGGTCCATTCATCATCTTGTTTGAATCATTAGTTTTTACTCATTTTATGATATGTTTTTTTATGTCAATACAAATTGTTTCTACTCCTTGCTTTCAGTGACGACCACTGTAGGCCGACAGTTCAAACAAACAAATTATTTCATCTCCACTATACAGCAGCTTGATGAAGTATGCCAGCCATACTTTCTTGATTTACCATCACTATCTATGTGgcatctagtttttttttttgtatgcTTCATCGtaggcatatgccctaaccccgCTTCAAAGCCCAATTTCTGACACCTTGCATATCCTCAGGTTGCTATAATATAACAAGTTTCTCGAATGACTGTGTTGTGACTTGAAAAATTAATTTGAATGTCCTTTTCCATCTCGATATTTTCGTATCTATTGGTTGTTGAATTGAatcttcctttgattttgttagGGGGAAGCAAGTGATAGTGGGAGCAAACAGCAGATTTGGGAAAAGTGGTCAACGGATGGCACAGAAAGACAGGTCGCAAAGCTGATGGAAGAAGACATTGGGGCAGCAATGCAATTTCTCCAGTCCAAGGCACTCTGCATGATGCCCATCTCGCTCGCCATGGCAATCTATGACACACAACATTCGCAGGACGGACAACCAGTGAAACCAGAACCCAACACTCCTTCGTAGTATAGTGTCAGCAACCGTAACATGCATCCTTACGACTACTAGCAGGCGTTAAGATAGAAATGCCGGTCTGATTCACTAACAAGGAGGCAGGAAAAGACCTAAAAGATCCTCTCCACTTGAAGTTGTACCAATGGTATATGATATCGCCTTTCCCTTTCCGATCTTTTGTTCAAAGGTGCTTTAATTGCAAGGATATGGTAAGCAATAACCTGTTCATGNNNNNNNNNNNNNNNNNNNNNNNNNNNNNNNNNNNNNNNNNNNNNNNNNNNNNNNNNNNNNNNNNNNNNNNNNNNNNNNNNNNNNNNNNNNNNNNNNNNNatgagaaggattggaatatgggaaatacattagttgagataatgaactaaaaggacttaggggtaaaacttgaaaatagatcaagaatagtaagcttttggcaaagaacttttgaatcttgctacatccttaccttgccccaacccaCTTCTAAAGTCTTCACCCctttacgtcgggtcagtcttgttgagtacttttgtactcagggtttgttaacccttgttgcaggtgagtcgcat
It encodes:
- the LOC136478532 gene encoding transcription factor UNE12-like, whose product is MAGQPPPQGPEDDFLDQFFSMAAGGSYPGAAAGGGRAPGDQPFSLALSLDAAAAEASGSGKHADGGKADREAVQLPGLFPPVFGGGVQPPHLRPNPPTQVFHAQQPKQGGAGVGPQPPAPRPKVRARRGQATDPHSIAERLRRERIAERMRALQELVPNTNKTDRAAMLDEILDYVKFLRLQVKVLSMSRLGGAGAVAQLVADIPLSVKGEASDSGSKQQIWEKWSTDGTERQVAKLMEEDIGAAMQFLQSKALCMMPISLAMAIYDTQHSQDGQPVKPEPNTPS